A region of Amyelois transitella isolate CPQ chromosome 19, ilAmyTran1.1, whole genome shotgun sequence DNA encodes the following proteins:
- the LOC106132559 gene encoding testis-specific serine/threonine-protein kinase 3 — protein sequence MPGPDVRANENVFGEMSTEPAATLHSGTEAAKPERKLTVLETHGYVLGRTIGSGSYATVKVATSERHNCQVAVKIISKFQAPGDYLKKFLPREIEVVKGLKHENLIRFLQAIETTHRVYIVMEYAENGSLLDIIRKDQHIDEIRGRRWFQQLVEAVEYCHERGVVHRDIKCENLLMDHGLNIKLSDFGFARGHMKPKNGVYSLSETFCGSYAYASPEILKGVPYRPQDSDIWSMGVVLYAIVYGRLPFDDTNYTQLLKQVQNKVSFPREPKVSTECRKLITRILAPLKVRLKIPQILADPWLNPNQPAKDEEVDAQEKEVTSKEEIKSVNIGTVTFDRKLEEVK from the exons ATGCCGGGGCCGGATGTTAGAGCCAATGAAAATGTATTCGGTGAGATGTCGACCGAGCCCGCGGCGACTCTGCACAGCGGTACTGAAGCTGCTAAACCCGAAAGGAAACTTACCGTACTCGAAACACATGGATATGTACTTGGTAGAACAATTGGGTCAGGCTCATATGCTACCGTCAAG gtaGCTACAAGTGAAAGGCACAACTGCCAAGTAGcggttaaaataataagcaaaTTTCAAGCACCAGGCGATTATCTGAAGAAGTTTCTGCCAAGAGAAATAGAAGTCGTGAAGGGACTGaaacatgaaaatttaatacGGTTTTTGCAGGCAATTGAAACCACACACAG GGTCTACATTGTGATGGAGTATGCTGAAAACGGCAGCCTCCTAGACATCATCCGCAAAGATCAACACATAGACGAGATCCGTGGTCGTCGTTGGTTTCAGCAGCTTGTCGAAGCCGTGGAGTACTGCCACGAACGTGGGGTAGTTCACAG GGACATCAAATGCGAAAACTTGCTGATGGATCACGGTTTGAACATAAAGCTGTCTGATTTCGGATTCGCGAGGGGTCATATGAAGCCAAAAAATGGAGTGTATTCTTTGAGCGAAACCTTCTGCGGCAGTTACGCCTACGCTTCTCCCGAGATCCTGAAAGGGGTCCCTTACAGGCCACAGGACTCCGATATATGGAGCATGGGAGTGGTGTTATATGCTATCGTATACGGACGACTGCCCTTTGACGATACAAATTACACACAGTTATTGAAG CAAGTTCAGAACAAAGTTTCGTTCCCAAGAGAGCCAAAGGTTTCGACGGAATGCCGCAAACTGATCACCAGAATCCTGGCTCCTCTGAAGGTCCGTCTGAAAATCCCACAGATCCTCGCCGACCCCTGGTTAAACCCCAATCAACCAGCCAAAGATGAAGAAGTTGATGCTCAG